DNA sequence from the Pseudochaenichthys georgianus chromosome 8, fPseGeo1.2, whole genome shotgun sequence genome:
GAGGTAGAGATCAAGTACATCTATTATTTGATTATAATGATGTTCTATCAGATTAGTTAATGAACGTGTGGAATTAAGAGTAGGGATTCGTTCAACTTTTTATATGGATTCGACCACTCCCAAGTCCCAATAATGAGAAAAAGGCTTTACTCTGATTGTGATGTTATTTTTTAGGTAAGGGTAGAGGTCGGCAGGTCATTGCTGTTGCCAGGACAGCAGACGTCGTCATCATGATGTTGGATGCCACCAAAGGAGATGTTCAGAGGTGTGTGACAGGTCTTTTCGAGGTTGTTCTGGGAACTGTACATGTAAGTTTATAAACTAATTATTTCCTCTAATCTCTATTTTTTTCATCATCTTTCTAGAGAACTGCTAGAAAAAGAGTTGGAGTCGGTGGGCATCAGACTCAACTGTTCGAAACCCAATATTTATTTCAAGGTACATTTTCTATCATCATTCTGGGCGGAGCATGAATatcatcagtttatttgaaaatgatatagCTATTCGTTTTTTAGATATCCTGTCAAGTTAAATGTTGGGCACAAGAAAAAAATGGAGGACCCTGTatgtataaatacaaaaaacataTACCATGCTATCTTGCTGTTGCATTATTTATGGGCCTTGCATGCAAGTAGAGCAAAACTCTATTAAAAACATCCCTGCTAGCTTGTCAACTCCAGAAATGAATACTCTAATTGTAATACAAAAATTGGTAAAAACGTGTGATTTATCTCCATAGCCCAAGAAAGGCGGCGGCCTCTCCTACAACTCCACAGTTCCTCTCACCCAATGCTCAGAGAAGCTCGTGCAGCTCATCCTTCACGAATACAGTATCCTTCCCCCTGCCAGCGTCAGAAGAAAGAAACACTTTTCAATGATTTAATGTCCATTCAGTCTTCTTTTTATTTCCACGAAGTGGTTTAGTAGCCACGCAACTATCTGGTTGTTTCCTTTAACCTCTTTCCTCTCAGAAATCTTTAACGCAGAAGTCCTCTTCAGGGAGGACAGCACACCAGACGAGTTCATCGATGTCATCGTCGGGAACAGAGTTTACATGCCTTGCCTATATGTAAGTCCATACTGGATCAAAGAAAGACATTATTCCGGAAAGCCAAACAGAGAGCAACATTCCTATTCCAAAACTGCTGTTTTTATGAACATTTTCAACCCATAAAAAACGTATTTGTGAGGTACAAATAGGAAAATTACAATATTTGGTGTTACAAGGTTTTGGCTTTGCGCCTTTTTTAACTTGTGTTCATTTCTTTCAAGTCTTTTTTCTCAACTTAATGTTATTTATGTTTCCACAGGTGTACAATAAGGTGGATCAAATCTCCATTGAGGAGGTGAACCGCCTGGCTCACAGACCTAACagtgttgtcatcaggtcaGATATACATCTGCATGTGTTTGAATAACAGTAGGCTTAGTTGGTTGGACGTTTCTATATTACTCTTTGTATGTAATCAGTGTTTAACAACTTCCTCCTTATGTCTTCAGTTGTGGGATGAAGTTGAACCTGGACTACCTGCTGGAGACGTTGTGGGAATACCTGGCTCTGATTTGCATTTACACTAAGAAAAGAGGAGGTACACAAATGTTTTTCTTATTCACTCGTTCTTTTTACAGGCACAAGCAAACCTCATTTATTAAACATGtgttaatttatttgtatttcccaTTAGAGCGCCCGGACTTTGGTGATGCCATCATCATGAGAAGAGCTGCAACTGTAGAACATGTGGTAAGAACATTATTTTACACATATCCAATAATAACACTACAGTAGTTAGACCTGCTGTATCTGCTCTATGATATGATTGCAaatatgtctgtttttgtttttctctcCCTCGTAGTGCCATCGAATCCACAGAACCTTAGTTGGACAGTTCAAATACGCCCTGGTTTGGGTAAGTACAAGCTTTCAGAGGCAATGACCTTCAGAAAATCTAACATTTGTATCTCTCTTCCCATAAACTGTGGGAAATAACAAATTTGCCTTATTGAGTAAAATAGACGTCATGGATTTATTTGCATTAGACATACTTGACGCTTCTACAACAGGTGTTACAGTTCACAAAACGGTCTCTCTTGATTCAGTTTGTTTTTGTTCATTGGGCAGATTTAAAAAGACATGTCCATTCATTTTGAAAACCACAGCACTAAACACTGATTTATGGGTCAGATTTCTTGCTGTAAAAATGTATGTATGAGCAAATATCAAATCTGAAAATAAGTTTTAAAGGTGCCCTGGCACACCTTGGGTTTCTTGTCCTTTTTGTGTGTAATTTCACTAAAGAAAATGTACTAAATAATTGTACTTCTGTGGTATACATATTAACAATACAAcattttttaatgtgtgattaatGTTGCTTTTATCTCACGATTGGGTGTCGAACAGAAATGTGAAAAattcaattaattaatttagtACACAAATACACTTTATATTGTACGAATACGAAACAGGGACACAGTGTAAGCATGCTGACTGTCAGCAATGTCAttgtacttaaaggggacctatcatgcaaaatgcacttttgtacgtcttttatacatgaatatgtgtgtcagaaaacacaaccctctctcttttcctccatacccaaatctctaaaaacggggctgcaacggagctgatacagatttgaatttttctgacaaagtggtgctccgcctatatgggcaactctccacctatcaggggaatagggggttgggccacggccattgcagctcgaaagcgctggagacgctgtagtacatatgccaggcctgtaggtggcgctgtagtctgccacaaaagcagtgaagaagacttctcagattcagcccttgcaaaaacagggctggaaaagagcaaatagagcaaaatgaggcatggctaaaaatgCTTAACctatttggtattttgaaaaaaaacttcacagatatacatagttttatataggtatggccctacaatatattattcaaatatagcatgataggtccactttaagctttattaaataaacaacaTTCATTAGCGTTAACACAGCTGCAGCTCATACAATTATTAGTTGTTAATATTAGATTAGCTATGTGGAGGAAAAGGCATTTACAAAAATAGTCACTATATTTAGagctcagctgtgtttactgtgCCATGACACATGAGAAGCAGAGTGGAGCGGATGCAGATCTCTACACAGGATTAGTGattcattatattttaatccatCTCAAACAAAAAGAAAGGGTCTGAACTTTATCCTCTGTTGCTCTTCCAGGGAACCAGTACCAAGTACAGCCCTCAGAGGGTCGGCCTGACGCACATCATGGAGCACGAGGACGTCATCCAGGTcgtaaagaagtaaaagaagCTCCTGATCGAACAGAGAGACTGAGGAGAAGGGCTATTGTTGGGGGTGTTGAAAGACCCACTGTACAGTAGATAAACATCAATGAAAGAAAGCAACCATTCTTATTTTGTATATTAAAGTTAACAAAATGCATTGAAGAGACAGAGCAGACTGGAGTTGGCTGTGGAAAGGAAATGGCTTATTTTACTTTTTGATTATAAAAAGATGCGTTGATTCAGAGATAAAAGGAGGGGGAAAAGAATAAAGTCCATAAAATGTTAAATCAATAATGGTGTTTGTTTTTATTACCAATATGTTTTATCTGCTTAGTTTTATTGGTCAGTCATATGCAAAGACCTCGCCTCTTTTCCTGGACATTTTCACTCCTCTGCAGCTGACTAAAGTTTGTCTTGAGACTTACGGGGCCGAAAGGACGTAAGCGTATTGCTGCAACCATACAACAACAAATATTATCAAGTAGTAACATGAAAAGTTAGTTGTTATATTTTTTGTGTAAGAACAAGATCATTTAATCTTTcattttataaaaataaaagtTTCTCGTCATAGGTATTAATGTGAAAAGTTTTGTTATACCATACTTTTCGTGTTGATCAGTGTTATTATTAGGCTATACTTTATTTAATTTTCTACTATGGCAGTAGTGCTCCCATTCCAAAAGTTCAGTAATAAGATAATGAAGTAACTTTCAATGTCAAACATTTAAGAAATGACGAGAACTTAGTTCATTACTTTGAAATCACCTAATCATTcttatttaaattatatttctaGTTTTATAGGTGGTTGTTTTTATGACAGATTTGAAATGAGTAATTCATAGATTTTTGTGTCAAATGTGTGAACCTGCAATATTTATTTGGGTGGCATGGCGGCAACGGAAAAAAGCTGAGAACAGTGACAACTGATACATTATGCAGTTTTTAAGCAACATCATAATTTTATTGGAGTCGTTTTTGCTGTATACGTGGAGAATGTAAGTTGTACTATATATTCCAATATAACCAATTTAGTTTGTCTCCACTCACTCCTTAGGGAATTACTGAACTTTTTAACTGCGCAAAGTTATGTTTCCCAAGCTAGCTAGTTGCGGTTGCTAGGCTAGCCAGCTAGCTATTAAGCTGTTGTTTTCTCACTTTTGCTACAATGAGCAATGAGTCAAAACAACAATATGCTAATAGTTAATGGTCAGTAAGGGTTAAGGTGAGCTACAGGGAAACGTTTCTGACTTCGTTGATGTGAAAGCAGCTTTTGAGGGTCAGTAACCAGGCAATGTAAAATGAACCCTTTATTTTCTGTAATGATTTTGAGAAAACAGGTAGTAAATCTTCACAAAAAAATTGTTTTGGCCAGCTCAGGCATCAAAGGTACATTTTATTAGATGTTTTATTTGTTGCTTTTCAACAGCGCTCAATGGTGGGCTAGAACTTTGAAATcaactttatttttttacatgtcTATTAATCTCTTGATCTAACTACAATTTAACACAGCTGTGTTCATTTTGAGTTAATTGTTAAGATAGAAGGTCTAAACCTTAACATGCTTGAGCCAATAACAAGAAAGCAATTAATATAATGGGGAaatacagtaacacacacacacgtggttATGCAAAATTATATATAAACATTTAGTTTGACTGAATATAATGAATTGTCCAGCAGGAAATACAACCCTGTAACTGTAAGAACTCTAATTATATAAATAGGGTTGCAAGTAATAGGGTTACACATCAGTATTTATGTTAGCAAACATacattcattcattaaaaaaaaaaaagaacaacctACAGAATAAAGAGCAGTCAGAGTTGGCAGAGTTACAGTATGGCGTGGAGGGAGAGTCATATAAAGGAAACAATGCTGTACAATCCTCTAATAAGGATAGGAATTTCATAGAAACATAATCAAACCCATGTATGGACCATTCAGTAATCTCATATCACCAAATGCACTGCTTGGCCTACTTTTAAATCATGTTGTTTTTGTGACAGAAGTCCCTCAGATGAACTTCCTGCACAACTTGATCCCTCCTGCAGCAGGTAAGGGTCAGCCACCTCCCACACCatgccccctccccctcctgccTCCATCCCTGCTGCCCAGCTGTTTGTGT
Encoded proteins:
- the drg2 gene encoding developmentally-regulated GTP-binding protein 2, whose translation is MGILDKIAEIEREIARTQKNKATEYHLGLLKAKLAKYRAQLLEPSKTAGVKGDGFDVMKSGDARVALIGFPSVGKSTFLSLMTSTASEIANYEFTTLTCIPGVIEYKGANIQLLDLPGIIEGAAQGKGRGRQVIAVARTADVVIMMLDATKGDVQRELLEKELESVGIRLNCSKPNIYFKPKKGGGLSYNSTVPLTQCSEKLVQLILHEYKIFNAEVLFREDSTPDEFIDVIVGNRVYMPCLYVYNKVDQISIEEVNRLAHRPNSVVISCGMKLNLDYLLETLWEYLALICIYTKKRGERPDFGDAIIMRRAATVEHVCHRIHRTLVGQFKYALVWGTSTKYSPQRVGLTHIMEHEDVIQVVKK